A part of Myxococcus landrumus genomic DNA contains:
- a CDS encoding Mut7-C RNAse domain-containing protein has product MVSVRFHGKLNDFLPPEKRGTELEVTPLGSPSVKDLLESLGPPHPEMGEVRVDGVVVAFGHRLAPGARVEVFPSRGAPEEVPRFILDVGLGRLSGFLRMLGFDTLWRNDYRDDELARVSSTEGRILLTRDIGVLKRGEVTQGYFPRATDPAEQLVEVVRRYGLGARMHPFSRCIACNAPLSPAEPHEVAGRVPEGVAERHSRFQQCPGCRRVFWAGTHQERMQALVDRLRTLEVEEG; this is encoded by the coding sequence GTGGTGAGCGTGCGGTTCCATGGGAAGCTGAACGACTTCCTTCCCCCCGAGAAGCGAGGCACGGAGCTGGAGGTGACGCCCCTGGGCTCGCCGTCCGTCAAGGACCTCCTCGAGTCGCTGGGACCACCGCATCCCGAGATGGGCGAGGTGCGCGTCGACGGTGTCGTAGTGGCGTTCGGGCACCGGCTGGCGCCTGGCGCACGGGTGGAGGTCTTTCCATCCCGGGGGGCCCCAGAAGAGGTCCCCCGCTTCATCCTGGATGTGGGGCTGGGGCGGCTGTCGGGGTTCCTGCGGATGCTGGGCTTCGACACGCTCTGGCGGAATGACTACCGGGACGACGAGCTGGCGCGCGTGTCGAGCACGGAGGGACGCATCCTGCTGACGCGGGACATCGGCGTGCTCAAGCGGGGCGAGGTGACCCAGGGCTACTTCCCTCGCGCGACGGACCCGGCCGAGCAGTTGGTGGAGGTGGTCCGGCGGTATGGGCTGGGGGCTCGGATGCATCCGTTCTCGCGATGCATTGCCTGCAATGCGCCCCTGAGCCCCGCGGAGCCACATGAGGTGGCGGGGCGCGTCCCGGAAGGTGTCGCGGAGCGGCACTCTCGCTTCCAGCAGTGCCCTGGCTGCCGCCGGGTCTTTTGGGCTGGCACCCATCAGGAACGGATGCAGGCCTTGGTGGACCGGCTGCGCACCTTGGAAGTCGAGGAAGGTTGA
- a CDS encoding pilus assembly PilX family protein — protein MPSQNKARNRANRGFTLLVALGVVIVVTMAVMLSYRVVGREADTQADTRRQKEAFFAAEAGLAEGREAVRRRAPGEGTQPYSDLLTGLHASGAEVTEEGLKNANPPWMELLPSDAPGDPWNYLRLDPGQFSTAEKTNGDGVPYLDYPEQRNVRYRVFIRDDLDDDDPQSDSNAALWVAAIGEVMNSEGRPTRSIVQALIRNHSGALVVTPGCPQGGCGSDNTYNNNGPSSSTPDITLPRP, from the coding sequence ATGCCGTCCCAGAACAAGGCCCGGAATCGAGCAAACCGGGGATTCACGCTGCTCGTTGCACTCGGGGTCGTCATCGTCGTGACCATGGCGGTGATGTTGAGCTACCGGGTGGTGGGACGCGAGGCAGACACCCAGGCAGATACGCGCCGGCAGAAGGAAGCATTCTTCGCGGCGGAGGCGGGTCTGGCCGAAGGACGCGAGGCCGTGCGGCGCAGGGCGCCGGGGGAAGGCACACAGCCCTATTCGGACCTGCTCACCGGCCTCCATGCCTCCGGCGCCGAGGTGACAGAGGAGGGCCTCAAGAACGCCAATCCTCCCTGGATGGAACTGCTTCCCTCGGATGCCCCTGGAGACCCCTGGAACTACCTGCGTCTGGACCCTGGCCAGTTCTCCACCGCCGAGAAGACCAACGGCGACGGGGTGCCCTATCTGGACTACCCGGAGCAGCGCAACGTCCGCTACCGCGTCTTCATCCGTGATGATCTCGACGACGACGACCCCCAGAGCGACAGCAACGCCGCGCTCTGGGTCGCGGCCATCGGAGAGGTGATGAACAGCGAGGGACGCCCCACACGCTCCATTGTCCAGGCGCTCATTCGCAACCACTCCGGCGCCCTCGTCGTCACCCCCGGATGCCCCCAGGGCGGCTGCGGCTCCGACAACACCTACAACAATAACGGCCCGTCGAGCTCCACCCCCGACATCACCCTTCCACGCCCCTGA
- a CDS encoding c-type cytochrome, with protein sequence MKRLPFFALLLVPGLAAATHQGQSAFNNACASCHTLTPVRSVQSSGASEKSRASQTQTTTRSSDEKRVELGGLAHQRSSKQLREWIAKPSKVNKDTRCDTRLLPSTEMDALLDYLKTSARPPPLPRDEQLAEQNKADFDAYRAKLQREGLNTIRTDQGKK encoded by the coding sequence ATGAAACGTCTTCCTTTCTTCGCGCTCCTGCTGGTGCCCGGCCTCGCCGCGGCGACTCATCAAGGACAGAGTGCGTTCAACAACGCCTGCGCCAGTTGCCATACCCTCACACCCGTCCGTTCGGTCCAGTCCTCGGGTGCGTCGGAGAAATCCCGCGCCAGTCAAACCCAGACGACCACGCGCTCCTCGGATGAGAAGCGGGTCGAGCTCGGCGGGCTGGCGCACCAACGCTCCAGCAAGCAGCTTCGTGAATGGATTGCCAAGCCCAGCAAGGTCAACAAGGACACGCGCTGCGATACGCGCCTGCTGCCGTCCACCGAGATGGACGCCCTGCTGGACTACCTGAAGACCAGCGCCCGACCGCCCCCGCTGCCTCGCGACGAGCAGCTCGCCGAGCAGAACAAGGCCGACTTCGACGCCTATCGCGCGAAGCTCCAGCGCGAGGGCCTCAACACCATCCGTACTGACCAGGGGAAGAAGTGA
- a CDS encoding DUF4114 domain-containing protein, with product MKALTHAITVLSLLAAPLALAQSSVANLCEDHLADDKQPLFEGMMESDDTGKDPFASISIKKPGRAAPEVNAANLQLKPPKPLNAEEIIFPYDQAVSISYVFESAGASHALGYMYLDDAKAANYVNDAGELLDTNANGIFDLHEDLYNVAPTSGDKSRPYVGKAGARRCNVPFTSGGLTYTEPEIAMKTNCAATLQRRRGDNDNDPLVGLADARPGRGSQHIDTDVVGTYLRRSWDDETDAATNDFSDRGLFPRIPNLLEPKDDENGNKGIGQMVFLLADDDDGTEAYGKLPPIPDVADTNNAVPDYNVSNYDNRGILLDEGSRDNVINTDDRTVNLGVIKGGKEIVFFLIVYYDSAHGPNEGTVYPCLKQDAEGKCLIHLRTPINVFFSKSAWNMDQNSLAKAKVAERNIGCNYRENCSADNPQGTADSSCQVAGTSTRLCGWLDTATLNRLKNEVTYGNLIMPKEAVSIPRPAGIRNAMPHVIVGAPSTDPFRWILGFEDLPGGGDRDFNDVVFVIHKKNGGESRSASLSGDIDLSDAEDFVITKVKFSRWDDYAPYPGQAPRCGTPPCWTEATPGACKIPGRPQPSIEYSISVDCHERYFEDGVWKRRPKLNRQWIPVVFDPPTANTKEFDMLTLGHVGSQLCWKVEITSPDERCVPVIDNVNVGYQAVRSGSYSRSSVTTVGNGQLWGVNETPGSGWGQNWPGTGLPAPTIRTYDGAKDFSVRGRLYFASRYDPEEPTVENFVQRWDAGRVMAMTLRNSSPEDRNLYTQGPDGKRISITEDMTGPNAANSLIFPDSLCNAQENGKYFYDINGDTKCGTPTIASPPAKHIPGPTNDRNVFREWLFGWEDNQDPPPAGIKRPWPMGGINLSTVAVAVPPYMDNWAQNTLPAEADLYRRNFMKPLESRKTMAYVGTMSGFLHGFDSGAYRVDSKDECIPGKLQPNGYFEHSGNACVASPGVSPRQYGTAEEKFAYMPRLMLDRYRYLYVRYRDSATKPKPSMDASPTIGNVDFGGLGPKWTIPSNAQTPDKPFKGARTVLVSASGRTSPAVFALDITRPDTSNYPYPMWEFSMNDAEMRDAFRDAGVLNNNVRMPDNSGSRHNPSVVRIKWPGATNGKWVAIIGTDYKPTTVDMAGTVFLLDMQTGKPLSVGAGDSGKYAGVITLDKGSGIAGAVAAVDLNRDGEYDVLYVPTTAGYVYRINLTSVETGRLMGQQVKVCKVASAPLAAATHADAANNPPDTEKFQQIHSSLAVSVVRSASPKVQFYFGTSDNPDEFADGPPNKNQYRYHLMAYEDTDPMGTGSCDAPLSPLWVTKLDPGQTVWGGVTLGGERLFATTAVGTTADLCNLSEDTSGKLYSTSRVPGNDGRADSTSVNLGGHGISAPVVQDGQVIVLPQGSGTGQPIRFGKLKVPPASSTNTRSRILIYEPVQDGRLPR from the coding sequence ATGAAGGCTTTGACCCACGCAATCACCGTCCTCAGCCTGCTGGCGGCGCCGCTCGCGCTCGCGCAGTCGAGCGTCGCCAACCTCTGCGAAGACCATCTGGCGGACGACAAGCAGCCGCTCTTCGAAGGCATGATGGAGAGCGACGACACCGGCAAGGATCCTTTCGCCAGCATCAGCATCAAGAAGCCAGGGCGCGCGGCGCCAGAAGTCAACGCCGCCAACCTCCAGCTCAAGCCGCCGAAGCCTCTCAACGCCGAAGAAATCATCTTCCCGTACGACCAGGCCGTCTCCATCAGCTACGTGTTCGAGTCCGCCGGTGCCTCTCACGCACTCGGATACATGTATCTGGATGACGCCAAGGCCGCCAACTACGTCAACGATGCCGGCGAGCTGCTGGACACCAACGCCAACGGCATCTTCGACCTGCATGAAGACCTGTACAACGTGGCACCCACGTCAGGGGACAAGAGCCGCCCGTATGTCGGCAAGGCAGGCGCTCGCCGCTGCAACGTCCCCTTCACCTCCGGCGGATTGACGTACACCGAGCCGGAAATCGCGATGAAGACCAACTGCGCCGCCACGCTGCAGCGGCGCAGGGGAGACAACGACAACGACCCGCTGGTGGGTCTGGCGGATGCGCGCCCGGGACGCGGGAGCCAGCACATCGACACGGACGTCGTCGGAACGTACCTGCGCAGGAGCTGGGACGACGAGACCGATGCCGCGACGAACGACTTCTCCGACAGGGGTTTGTTCCCGCGCATCCCCAACCTCCTCGAGCCCAAGGACGACGAGAACGGCAACAAGGGCATCGGGCAGATGGTCTTCCTGCTCGCGGATGACGACGACGGCACGGAGGCCTATGGAAAGCTCCCTCCCATCCCAGACGTTGCCGACACCAACAACGCCGTCCCCGACTACAACGTCTCCAACTACGACAACCGGGGCATCCTCCTGGACGAAGGCAGCCGGGACAACGTCATCAACACCGATGACCGCACCGTCAACCTGGGAGTCATCAAGGGCGGCAAGGAAATCGTCTTCTTCCTCATCGTCTATTACGACTCCGCCCACGGGCCGAACGAGGGAACCGTCTATCCCTGCCTGAAGCAGGACGCTGAGGGCAAGTGCCTCATCCACCTGCGCACGCCCATCAACGTGTTCTTCTCCAAGTCGGCGTGGAACATGGACCAGAACTCCCTGGCCAAGGCGAAGGTCGCCGAGCGGAACATCGGCTGCAACTACCGGGAGAACTGCAGCGCGGACAATCCGCAGGGGACGGCGGACAGCTCGTGCCAGGTGGCCGGGACCTCGACGCGGCTTTGCGGCTGGCTGGACACCGCCACGCTGAACCGCCTGAAGAACGAGGTGACCTACGGCAATCTCATCATGCCCAAGGAGGCCGTCTCGATTCCTCGCCCCGCGGGCATCCGCAATGCCATGCCTCACGTCATCGTGGGTGCGCCGAGCACCGACCCCTTCCGCTGGATTCTGGGGTTCGAGGACCTTCCCGGTGGCGGTGACCGCGACTTCAACGACGTCGTGTTCGTCATCCACAAGAAGAACGGCGGAGAGTCCCGCTCGGCGAGCCTTTCCGGAGACATCGACCTGAGCGACGCCGAGGACTTCGTCATCACGAAGGTGAAGTTCTCGCGATGGGACGACTACGCGCCCTACCCTGGGCAGGCCCCCCGGTGCGGTACGCCTCCCTGCTGGACGGAGGCCACCCCGGGCGCGTGCAAGATTCCGGGCCGGCCCCAGCCCTCCATCGAGTACTCCATCTCCGTGGACTGCCACGAGCGGTACTTCGAGGACGGCGTGTGGAAGCGCAGGCCCAAGCTCAACCGCCAGTGGATTCCCGTGGTCTTCGACCCGCCCACGGCCAACACCAAGGAATTCGACATGCTGACGCTGGGCCATGTCGGCTCCCAGTTGTGCTGGAAGGTGGAAATCACCAGCCCTGATGAGCGGTGCGTCCCCGTCATCGACAACGTCAACGTCGGCTACCAGGCCGTCCGGTCGGGCAGCTACTCGCGCTCGTCCGTCACCACCGTGGGCAACGGTCAGCTCTGGGGTGTGAACGAGACGCCTGGAAGCGGCTGGGGACAGAACTGGCCCGGCACCGGGCTCCCCGCTCCGACCATTCGCACGTATGACGGAGCCAAGGACTTCTCGGTGCGCGGCCGGCTCTACTTCGCCTCCCGCTATGACCCGGAGGAGCCGACGGTCGAGAACTTCGTCCAGCGGTGGGACGCAGGACGGGTGATGGCCATGACCCTGCGAAACTCCTCCCCCGAGGACCGCAACCTCTACACGCAGGGGCCGGATGGCAAGCGCATCAGCATCACTGAGGACATGACCGGCCCCAACGCGGCCAACAGCCTCATCTTCCCGGACTCCCTCTGCAACGCGCAGGAGAACGGCAAGTACTTCTACGACATCAACGGCGATACGAAGTGTGGCACCCCCACCATCGCGTCCCCGCCGGCCAAACACATCCCCGGGCCGACCAACGACCGGAACGTCTTCCGGGAGTGGCTCTTCGGGTGGGAAGACAACCAGGACCCCCCTCCCGCGGGCATCAAGAGACCTTGGCCGATGGGCGGCATCAACCTGTCCACGGTGGCGGTCGCGGTGCCTCCCTACATGGACAACTGGGCGCAGAACACGCTGCCGGCGGAGGCCGACCTCTACCGCCGCAACTTCATGAAGCCGTTGGAGTCGCGCAAGACCATGGCCTACGTCGGAACGATGAGCGGCTTCCTCCATGGCTTCGACTCGGGCGCCTACCGGGTCGACAGCAAGGACGAATGCATCCCCGGCAAGCTCCAGCCCAACGGCTACTTCGAGCACTCGGGCAACGCGTGCGTCGCCAGTCCCGGAGTCTCCCCCCGTCAGTACGGCACGGCGGAGGAGAAGTTCGCGTACATGCCGCGGCTGATGCTCGACCGCTACCGCTACCTCTACGTCCGGTACCGGGACTCCGCGACGAAGCCCAAGCCGTCGATGGATGCCTCACCCACCATTGGCAACGTGGACTTCGGCGGCCTCGGCCCCAAGTGGACGATTCCGTCCAACGCCCAGACGCCCGACAAGCCGTTCAAGGGAGCCAGGACGGTGCTCGTCTCCGCGAGCGGCCGGACCAGCCCCGCCGTCTTCGCCCTGGACATCACGCGGCCCGACACCAGCAACTACCCCTACCCCATGTGGGAGTTCAGCATGAACGACGCCGAGATGCGCGACGCGTTCCGGGACGCGGGGGTCCTCAACAACAACGTGCGCATGCCGGACAACTCCGGCTCCCGCCACAACCCCAGCGTGGTTCGCATCAAGTGGCCGGGCGCCACCAACGGCAAGTGGGTGGCCATCATCGGCACGGACTACAAGCCCACCACCGTCGACATGGCGGGCACCGTCTTCCTGCTGGACATGCAGACGGGCAAGCCCCTGTCGGTGGGCGCGGGTGACTCCGGCAAGTACGCGGGTGTCATCACCCTGGACAAGGGCTCGGGCATCGCGGGCGCGGTCGCGGCGGTGGACCTCAACCGCGATGGCGAATACGACGTCCTCTATGTCCCCACCACGGCGGGCTACGTCTACCGCATCAACCTGACCTCCGTGGAGACGGGCCGGCTCATGGGCCAGCAGGTCAAGGTCTGCAAGGTGGCCAGCGCGCCGTTGGCGGCCGCGACACACGCCGACGCCGCGAACAATCCGCCGGACACCGAGAAGTTCCAGCAGATTCACTCCAGCCTGGCGGTGTCGGTGGTGCGCTCCGCTTCGCCCAAGGTCCAGTTCTACTTCGGCACGAGTGACAACCCGGACGAGTTCGCGGATGGCCCGCCCAACAAGAACCAGTACCGGTATCACCTGATGGCCTACGAGGACACGGACCCCATGGGGACCGGCTCCTGCGACGCGCCCCTGAGCCCCCTGTGGGTCACCAAGCTGGACCCGGGCCAGACGGTGTGGGGTGGCGTCACGCTGGGCGGCGAGCGGCTCTTCGCCACCACCGCCGTGGGAACGACGGCGGACCTCTGCAACCTGAGCGAGGACACGAGCGGCAAGCTCTATTCGACCAGCCGAGTGCCGGGCAACGACGGGCGCGCGGACTCGACGAGCGTGAACCTGGGGGGCCATGGCATCAGCGCTCCCGTGGTGCAGGATGGACAGGTCATCGTCCTTCCGCAGGGCAGTGGCACAGGCCAGCCCATCCGCTTCGGCAAGCTGAAGGTCCCGCCCGCCAGCTCGACGAACACGCGCTCGCGCATCCTCATCTACGAACCCGTTCAGGACGGGAGGCTGCCGCGATGA